From Flavobacterium alkalisoli, the proteins below share one genomic window:
- a CDS encoding MlaD family protein, with product MKVTREVKTAILVIGAILVFIWGYMFLRGKDLFNSYKTFYVVYDNVEGLSHSAPVTINGLVIGQVTEISFVDMQSGKLRVEMQVDTDFPISKTSLATLYSPDLLGGKQIEIIPDMKNPVAAENGEVLTAGSKPGTVDMVAQQLAPLKNKVESTVVSADSLLRSINNVMDMKTQQNLRQAIADMKETMSQFNQASHSLNGILASNKSKIDGTLTNLETASGNFAQISDSLNKVNLAETVRKLENSLASVDQILGDVQQGKGTLGKLMKDEAMYNNLTDASNELKELLADFKNNPKRYVHFSVFGKKGTPYVEEKK from the coding sequence TTGAAAGTAACAAGAGAAGTTAAAACAGCCATTTTGGTTATAGGTGCTATTTTAGTATTTATATGGGGCTATATGTTTTTAAGAGGTAAGGATTTGTTTAATTCTTACAAAACATTTTACGTAGTTTATGATAATGTGGAAGGCCTTTCACATTCTGCTCCTGTAACTATAAACGGTCTTGTAATAGGGCAGGTTACAGAGATAAGCTTTGTTGATATGCAGAGCGGAAAGCTACGTGTTGAAATGCAGGTTGATACCGATTTTCCTATTTCAAAAACAAGTTTGGCAACTTTATATTCTCCGGATTTACTTGGGGGTAAACAAATTGAAATTATACCGGATATGAAAAATCCTGTAGCTGCCGAAAACGGAGAAGTTCTTACTGCAGGCTCTAAACCGGGAACTGTAGATATGGTTGCACAACAACTGGCGCCATTAAAGAATAAAGTGGAATCAACTGTTGTAAGTGCAGACAGCCTTTTAAGAAGTATTAATAATGTTATGGATATGAAAACTCAGCAAAACCTGAGACAGGCCATAGCAGATATGAAAGAAACAATGAGTCAGTTTAACCAGGCTTCTCATTCGTTAAACGGTATACTTGCTTCAAACAAGTCTAAGATAGACGGTACACTTACCAATTTAGAAACCGCATCAGGAAATTTTGCACAGATTTCAGATTCACTTAATAAGGTTAACCTTGCCGAGACAGTAAGAAAGCTTGAAAACTCACTTGCCAGCGTAGACCAGATACTGGGAGACGTACAACAGGGCAAAGGAACTCTTGGTAAACTAATGAAAGATGAAGCGATGTATAACAACCTTACAGATGCTTCTAACGAACTTAAAGAACTGCTTGCCGACTTTAAGAATAACCCGAAACGTTATGTACATTTCTCGGTTTTCGGTAAAAAAGGAACACCTTACGTAGAAGAAAAAAAGTAA
- a CDS encoding (Fe-S)-binding protein, translating to MSYIDNILFVIILAAGFGYFALNIKKLIRNIKLGRDIDRNDNPKERWANMTRIALGQSKMVRRPVAGILHIIVYVGFVVINIELLEIIIDGIFGTHRLFSFMGGFYNVLIGSFEVLALGVIVSVAIFYIRRNIIRLWRFAHGDLKGWPKSDANIILYFETVLMLLFLTMNAADYHLQMAGAEHFVKAGSFPVSQFIEPLFNGMNEGTVMIIERAAWWMHIIGILIFMNYLYFSKHLHILLAFPNTYYANLKPKGQFDNLESVTNEVKLMMDPNADPFAAPAADAAEVPAKFGASDVQDLNWVQLMNAYTCTECGRCTSSCPANLTGKKLSPRKIMMDTRDRLEEVGKNIDANKGVFVDDGKSLLNDYITPEELWACTSCNGCVEACPVNIDPLSIIMDMRRYLVMEQSAAPTELNNMMTNVENNGAPWQYSQMDRLNWKDEA from the coding sequence ATGAGCTACATAGACAATATACTTTTTGTAATTATACTTGCCGCAGGTTTTGGATATTTTGCGCTTAATATTAAAAAGCTGATAAGGAATATTAAACTGGGCAGGGATATAGACCGCAATGATAATCCTAAAGAACGTTGGGCTAATATGACCAGGATAGCTTTAGGTCAGTCTAAAATGGTAAGAAGGCCTGTTGCTGGTATACTGCACATTATAGTATATGTAGGTTTTGTTGTTATCAACATAGAACTTTTAGAAATTATTATAGATGGTATTTTTGGTACACACAGGCTTTTCTCTTTTATGGGAGGCTTCTATAACGTACTTATAGGTTCGTTTGAGGTTTTAGCGCTTGGTGTTATAGTTTCGGTTGCTATTTTCTATATAAGAAGAAATATTATAAGGTTATGGCGTTTTGCTCATGGCGACCTTAAAGGATGGCCTAAGAGCGATGCTAATATTATCCTTTATTTTGAAACAGTATTAATGTTACTGTTCCTTACTATGAATGCTGCCGACTACCATTTACAGATGGCAGGTGCAGAGCATTTTGTAAAAGCAGGATCTTTCCCTGTATCTCAGTTCATAGAACCATTGTTTAACGGTATGAACGAAGGCACGGTAATGATTATAGAGCGTGCTGCATGGTGGATGCATATTATAGGTATACTTATATTTATGAATTACCTGTATTTCTCTAAACATTTACACATACTATTGGCATTTCCTAATACTTATTATGCGAACCTTAAGCCTAAAGGGCAGTTTGATAACCTTGAGTCGGTTACAAACGAGGTTAAGCTGATGATGGATCCAAATGCCGATCCGTTTGCTGCACCGGCTGCTGATGCTGCAGAAGTACCTGCTAAGTTTGGTGCCAGTGATGTTCAGGATCTTAACTGGGTTCAGTTAATGAATGCTTATACCTGTACAGAATGTGGAAGATGTACATCGTCATGCCCTGCTAACCTTACAGGTAAAAAACTTTCCCCTAGAAAGATTATGATGGATACCCGCGACAGACTTGAAGAAGTGGGTAAAAACATAGATGCAAATAAAGGTGTGTTTGTAGATGATGGTAAATCATTACTTAACGACTACATCACTCCCGAAGAGCTATGGGCATGTACTAGCTGTAACGGCTGTGTGGAAGCCTGCCCTGTAAACATAGACCCTCTTTCTATCATTATGGATATGAGAAGGTATCTTGTAATGGAGCAGAGTGCCGCACCTACTGAGCTTAACAATATGATGACTAATGTTGAGAACAACGGTGCTCCGTGGCAGTACAGTCAGATGGATAGGTTAAACTGGAAAGACGAAGCATAA
- a CDS encoding LNS2 domain-containing protein: MKKEDIDKNLLPLTVNGEHLSPVLPPGIKNYLIDIDGTICDDIPNEEPERMATAEVYPDALATLNRWFDEGHVIFFFTSRTEEHRAVTEEWLKKHGFKYHGMLMGKPRGGNYHWIDNHLVKATRYRGKFTDLIDKEVTIQVFDDGKHE; the protein is encoded by the coding sequence ATGAAAAAAGAGGATATAGATAAAAATTTATTACCACTTACTGTAAATGGTGAACATTTGAGTCCGGTACTTCCTCCGGGAATAAAAAACTACCTTATAGACATAGACGGTACTATTTGTGACGACATCCCTAACGAAGAACCAGAAAGGATGGCTACTGCAGAGGTATACCCTGATGCATTGGCTACGCTTAACAGATGGTTTGATGAAGGGCATGTTATCTTCTTCTTTACTTCACGTACAGAAGAGCACCGTGCCGTAACGGAAGAATGGCTTAAAAAGCATGGCTTTAAATACCATGGTATGCTTATGGGCAAACCAAGAGGGGGTAACTATCACTGGATAGACAACCACCTTGTTAAGGCTACACGTTACAGAGGAAAATTTACAGATTTAATAGATAAAGAAGTTACCATCCAGGTTTTTGACGATGGTAAACACGAATAA
- a CDS encoding (Fe-S)-binding protein, whose translation MSQENLTVPTMAEMLAQGKQPEVLFWVGCSGSFDDRAKKITKAFVKILNQANVSFAVLGTEESCTGDPAKRAGNEFLFQMQAMMNIEVLNGYEVKKIVTACPHCFNTIKNEYPGLGGKYEVVHHTEFLKSLLDDGRLTIEGGQFKGKKITFHDPCYLGRANYVYEAPRDLIEKLDAELVEMKRSRRNGLCCGAGGAQMFKEPEAGNKDVNVERTEDALETQPEIIAAGCPFCNTMLTDGVKAKNREADVKVMDVAELIANAKDL comes from the coding sequence ATGAGTCAGGAAAATTTAACAGTGCCTACAATGGCCGAAATGCTGGCACAGGGCAAACAGCCTGAAGTATTATTTTGGGTAGGATGTTCGGGCAGTTTTGACGACAGAGCAAAGAAAATCACAAAAGCATTTGTAAAAATACTTAATCAGGCAAATGTTTCGTTTGCAGTATTAGGTACAGAAGAAAGCTGTACCGGAGACCCCGCAAAAAGGGCCGGTAACGAGTTTTTATTCCAAATGCAGGCAATGATGAACATTGAGGTTCTTAACGGATATGAGGTTAAGAAAATTGTTACTGCATGCCCGCACTGTTTTAATACCATAAAGAATGAATATCCTGGTTTAGGAGGTAAATATGAAGTGGTTCACCATACAGAGTTCCTTAAGTCATTATTAGATGACGGAAGGTTAACAATTGAGGGAGGCCAGTTTAAGGGTAAGAAAATTACTTTTCATGACCCGTGCTACCTGGGCAGGGCTAATTATGTATATGAAGCTCCGCGTGATCTGATTGAAAAGCTGGATGCCGAGTTAGTGGAAATGAAACGTTCCCGCAGAAACGGACTTTGCTGTGGTGCCGGAGGCGCGCAGATGTTTAAAGAACCGGAAGCGGGAAATAAGGACGTAAACGTTGAAAGGACAGAAGATGCCCTTGAAACACAGCCGGAGATTATTGCGGCAGGTTGTCCGTTTTGTAATACCATGCTAACAGACGGTGTTAAAGCTAAGAACAGGGAAGCGGACGTTAAAGTAATGGATGTGGCAGAACTTATTGCCAACGCTAAGGATTTATAA
- a CDS encoding ABC transporter ATPase → MYVPFDTLPEESRVWIYQSNRKFSDEEISEIDEALKDFVGNWAAHGTGLEASYQIKYNRFIILAVNQDTQSATGCSIDASVHFIQELEKKYNVDLLDKMNVTFKNGEHIAHKTLIEFRKMAKEKAVSANTVVFNNLVNTIGEWQDYWEVPAGESWHSRFF, encoded by the coding sequence ATGTACGTTCCCTTTGATACATTGCCTGAAGAATCCAGAGTATGGATTTATCAGTCAAACAGGAAATTCTCTGATGAAGAGATTTCCGAAATAGATGAAGCCCTTAAAGACTTTGTTGGAAACTGGGCAGCTCACGGCACAGGCCTTGAGGCTTCTTATCAGATTAAATACAACAGGTTTATTATACTGGCCGTTAACCAGGATACCCAGTCGGCTACAGGCTGCTCTATAGATGCATCGGTGCATTTTATTCAGGAGCTGGAAAAGAAATATAATGTAGACCTGCTTGATAAAATGAATGTAACCTTTAAGAATGGTGAGCATATTGCACACAAAACGCTTATTGAGTTCAGGAAAATGGCAAAAGAAAAAGCCGTTTCTGCAAATACGGTAGTTTTTAATAATCTTGTTAATACAATAGGAGAATGGCAGGATTATTGGGAAGTACCTGCAGGTGAGAGCTGGCATAGCCGCTTCTTTTAA
- a CDS encoding glycoside hydrolase family 3 N-terminal domain-containing protein has product MRLYAIFFLLLVQCAFAQQASFNNYKTPDERKWTDSIYNSLSFEERVGQLFMVAAYSNKDAAHVQEVDKLVRDYKVGGLIFFQGGPVRQAKLTNRYQAVAKTPMFIGIDGEWGLSMRLDSTYRYPWNMTLGAIQDLHLIETMGEQMAMQSKRMGIQFNFAPVLDVNVNPKNPIIGNRSFGEDKVNVTERALALMKGLQSQGVYATGKHFPGHGDTATDSHYSLPYLPFTTQRLEDLEFYPYKRLFNEGLASIMVAHLNVPSIEPTENYPTSLSYNVVTNIVKGEMGYDGLIFTDALNMKGASNYMQPGEIDLEAFLAGNDVLLFAENVPVAIEKFKEAYAQNVLTEERLAYSVKKILAYKYRAGLNKYKSIDLTHLYSDLNEYIYDDLNYKLYENAVTVIKNDNTVLPIRSLVNEKIAYIKMGDADNTDFVEKLQSYADVTVLEEQTLPLYKEKLKDFTKVIIGFHKADGAWKNHNFTDAELEWISAIAKVKPVILAAFVKPYALMQIKDFTNIKSVVLAYQNNAIASTVAAEVIFGAIGSKGKLPVSINNSFTVNTGIETETTGRLAFTTPGNAGMDAAKLTQIDLLAQKAIDGKMTPGMQVLVARNGKVVYQKSFGYHTYEKETPVTNSDIYDVASLTKVLSTLPHVMQMYEHGKLKMDTKLGSMLSEFKNTDKKDIILKDMLLHQARFQPWMPFYVATLDSTQHPSEKYYRDHYEPEFPLQVAEMLYLRKDYPDTIVKRIADSKLLPKKQYRYSDFTFILLKEYLERVKGKPLDVLSDEEFYKPLGAAHTTYNPLRKWDMSIIPPTEIDNYFRYQVIQGYVHDMAAAMEDGVAGHAGLFSNSMDVAKIMQMYLNGGEYGGHRFFTQQTFDTFNTCYGCEDGNRRGLGLDKPQIENPGPTCDCVSKSSFGHTGFTGTMAWADPATGVVYVFLSNRTYPEATENKLSKENIREDIQKVIQESIIQN; this is encoded by the coding sequence ATGAGGTTATACGCGATATTCTTTCTTCTTTTAGTGCAGTGTGCCTTTGCACAACAGGCATCTTTTAATAATTATAAAACTCCGGACGAACGTAAATGGACCGATAGTATTTATAATTCATTAAGCTTTGAGGAAAGGGTAGGGCAACTGTTTATGGTAGCAGCATACTCTAATAAAGATGCTGCGCATGTACAGGAAGTAGATAAGCTTGTAAGGGATTATAAAGTAGGGGGGCTGATATTCTTTCAGGGAGGCCCTGTAAGACAGGCTAAGCTAACAAACCGTTATCAGGCAGTGGCAAAAACGCCTATGTTTATTGGTATAGATGGTGAGTGGGGGCTTAGCATGCGTTTAGACTCTACCTATCGTTACCCTTGGAACATGACGCTTGGAGCTATACAAGATTTACATCTTATAGAAACTATGGGCGAGCAGATGGCCATGCAGTCTAAAAGAATGGGCATACAATTTAATTTTGCCCCTGTTCTGGATGTAAATGTAAACCCTAAAAACCCTATTATCGGTAACCGCTCCTTTGGAGAAGATAAAGTAAACGTAACCGAAAGGGCACTTGCTTTAATGAAAGGGCTACAGAGTCAGGGTGTGTATGCTACAGGTAAACATTTTCCTGGACATGGTGACACAGCTACCGATTCGCATTACTCATTACCATACCTTCCGTTTACTACACAACGACTGGAAGATTTAGAGTTCTATCCGTATAAAAGACTATTTAATGAAGGGCTTGCCAGTATAATGGTGGCACACCTTAACGTGCCCAGTATAGAACCTACCGAAAATTATCCTACATCACTTTCCTATAATGTTGTGACCAATATTGTTAAGGGAGAAATGGGGTATGACGGACTTATTTTTACTGATGCGCTAAACATGAAAGGTGCCAGTAACTATATGCAACCGGGAGAGATAGACCTTGAGGCATTTTTGGCAGGAAACGATGTTTTGCTTTTTGCAGAGAATGTTCCTGTGGCTATCGAAAAATTTAAAGAAGCTTACGCACAAAACGTACTTACCGAAGAGCGTTTGGCTTACTCGGTAAAAAAGATACTGGCTTATAAATACAGGGCAGGGCTTAATAAATACAAATCTATTGATCTTACCCATCTGTATTCAGATCTTAACGAATACATCTATGACGACCTTAATTACAAGCTGTATGAAAATGCGGTTACGGTTATAAAGAACGACAATACAGTATTGCCTATCCGTAGTCTGGTTAATGAGAAAATTGCCTACATAAAAATGGGTGATGCTGATAATACTGACTTTGTAGAGAAGCTACAGTCTTATGCCGATGTTACAGTATTGGAGGAACAAACACTTCCGTTATACAAAGAAAAGCTTAAGGATTTTACCAAGGTTATTATCGGTTTCCATAAGGCAGATGGTGCCTGGAAGAACCATAATTTTACAGATGCCGAACTGGAGTGGATATCAGCTATTGCTAAAGTAAAACCTGTTATACTAGCTGCTTTTGTTAAACCTTATGCGCTTATGCAGATTAAGGACTTTACCAATATAAAAAGTGTTGTATTGGCCTACCAAAACAATGCAATTGCCTCGACAGTTGCGGCAGAGGTTATTTTTGGGGCAATAGGCTCTAAAGGAAAACTGCCTGTATCTATAAACAATTCGTTTACGGTAAATACAGGTATTGAAACCGAAACTACAGGAAGGCTGGCATTTACTACACCGGGCAATGCCGGTATGGATGCTGCCAAGCTAACACAAATAGACCTTCTGGCACAAAAAGCCATAGATGGTAAAATGACACCGGGTATGCAGGTGCTTGTGGCAAGAAACGGTAAAGTAGTATACCAAAAGTCGTTTGGTTATCATACTTATGAGAAGGAAACGCCTGTAACTAATTCTGATATTTATGATGTTGCTTCGCTTACTAAAGTATTATCCACATTACCACATGTTATGCAGATGTATGAGCATGGTAAGCTAAAAATGGATACGAAGTTAGGCAGCATGCTTAGCGAATTCAAAAATACCGATAAGAAAGATATTATACTTAAGGATATGCTATTGCATCAGGCGCGTTTCCAGCCGTGGATGCCGTTTTATGTAGCAACGCTTGACAGTACCCAGCACCCTTCTGAAAAATATTACAGAGACCATTATGAACCGGAGTTTCCGCTTCAGGTGGCAGAAATGCTTTATCTGAGAAAGGATTATCCTGATACGATTGTAAAACGAATTGCAGACAGCAAGCTGTTGCCTAAAAAACAGTACCGCTACAGCGACTTTACCTTTATCCTTCTTAAGGAATACCTTGAAAGGGTAAAAGGCAAACCACTTGATGTTTTAAGTGACGAAGAGTTTTACAAACCGCTTGGTGCTGCACATACTACTTACAACCCGTTACGCAAATGGGATATGAGTATCATTCCGCCTACAGAGATAGATAACTATTTCCGTTATCAGGTAATACAGGGATATGTGCATGATATGGCTGCGGCAATGGAAGATGGTGTAGCAGGTCATGCAGGGCTTTTCTCTAACAGTATGGATGTGGCCAAAATTATGCAGATGTACCTTAACGGAGGAGAATATGGCGGACACAGGTTTTTTACTCAGCAAACTTTTGATACCTTTAATACCTGCTACGGTTGTGAAGACGGAAACAGGAGAGGGCTTGGTTTAGACAAACCTCAGATTGAAAATCCGGGCCCAACTTGTGACTGTGTTTCCAAATCGAGTTTTGGACATACAGGCTTTACAGGCACCATGGCATGGGCAGACCCTGCAACGGGCGTAGTATATGTATTCCTGTCTAACAGGACATATCCTGAAGCTACCGAAAATAAACTCTCTAAAGAAAATATAAGGGAGGATATACAAAAGGTTATTCAGGAGTCCATTATTCAAAATTAG
- a CDS encoding DUF1801 domain-containing protein: MQYHVNTPEDYMEAIPEERRPYIEKLRDTINSNLPKGFQEGIGYGMLGWSIPHSTYPAGYHCDPKTPLPFLSIASQKNFVALYHMGVYADKELHDWFVGEYPKHSKTKLDMGKSCVRFKKPEAIPYELIGELVSKMTPQQWIDLYESNLKAK; this comes from the coding sequence ATGCAGTACCATGTAAATACTCCCGAAGACTATATGGAAGCCATACCGGAAGAGAGAAGGCCCTATATAGAAAAACTGCGTGATACTATTAACAGTAATCTGCCGAAAGGCTTTCAGGAAGGTATAGGATATGGTATGTTGGGTTGGTCAATACCACACAGCACTTATCCTGCGGGTTATCATTGTGATCCTAAAACTCCGTTGCCTTTTCTAAGTATTGCTTCTCAAAAGAATTTTGTTGCCCTGTATCATATGGGTGTTTATGCCGATAAGGAGCTTCATGACTGGTTTGTAGGCGAATACCCTAAACACAGCAAAACAAAACTGGACATGGGAAAGAGCTGTGTGCGTTTTAAAAAGCCGGAAGCTATTCCGTATGAACTAATTGGTGAGTTGGTTTCGAAAATGACACCGCAACAATGGATTGATTTATATGAATCGAACCTAAAAGCCAAATAA
- the bshA gene encoding N-acetyl-alpha-D-glucosaminyl L-malate synthase BshA codes for MKIAIVCYPTFGGSGVVATELGLELARRGHEIHFITYSQPVRLALLNPNLHYHEVHVPEYPLFHYQPYELALSSKLVDMVKLHGIELLHVHYAIPHAYAGYMAKKMLKEQGIKIPMVTTLHGTDITLVGNHPFYKPAVSFSINHSDVVTSVSQALKDDTYKLFDIKRDIEVIPNFIEVDKKKIEENSPCHRSMMATETQKIITHISNFRKVKRIPDVIKIFYEIQKVMPAKLMLVGDGPEKEPAEKLCDQLGLADKVIFFGNSSEINEILCFTDLFLLPSETESFGLAALEAMSNGVPVISSNTGGLPEVNREGYSGYLANVGDVETMAKRAISILEDDKVLLQFKNNALKVAQEFDIQNIVPLYEKLYRKALKQK; via the coding sequence ATGAAAATCGCAATAGTATGTTATCCAACCTTTGGTGGTAGTGGTGTTGTCGCTACCGAACTGGGGTTGGAACTGGCACGCCGCGGTCACGAAATACACTTTATTACGTATAGTCAACCCGTGCGTCTCGCCTTATTAAACCCAAATTTACATTACCACGAAGTACACGTTCCGGAATATCCTTTATTTCATTACCAACCGTATGAGTTAGCCCTTTCCAGTAAACTGGTAGATATGGTTAAACTGCACGGTATAGAACTGCTTCATGTACATTATGCCATTCCGCATGCCTACGCCGGTTATATGGCAAAAAAAATGCTTAAGGAGCAGGGAATTAAAATCCCAATGGTAACCACGCTTCACGGTACAGATATTACCCTTGTGGGTAATCACCCTTTTTATAAACCGGCCGTAAGTTTCAGTATTAACCATAGTGATGTGGTAACATCGGTATCTCAGGCCTTAAAAGATGATACCTATAAGCTTTTTGATATCAAACGAGATATAGAAGTTATACCTAACTTTATAGAAGTAGATAAAAAGAAAATAGAGGAGAACTCGCCATGCCATCGCTCTATGATGGCTACTGAAACTCAAAAGATCATTACACACATCAGTAACTTCCGTAAGGTTAAGCGCATACCGGATGTGATTAAGATTTTTTATGAGATACAAAAGGTTATGCCTGCCAAGCTTATGCTTGTAGGGGATGGTCCTGAAAAAGAACCTGCAGAAAAACTTTGTGACCAACTGGGCCTTGCCGATAAGGTTATCTTCTTTGGTAATAGTAGTGAGATTAACGAGATACTTTGTTTTACCGATTTATTCCTTTTACCATCTGAGACCGAAAGTTTTGGTCTAGCCGCACTGGAAGCCATGTCAAACGGTGTGCCTGTAATATCAAGTAATACAGGAGGTCTTCCTGAGGTTAACAGAGAAGGTTACTCAGGTTACCTGGCTAATGTAGGGGATGTGGAAACTATGGCTAAAAGAGCAATTTCTATTCTGGAAGACGACAAGGTGTTATTACAATTTAAAAACAACGCTCTTAAAGTGGCACAGGAGTTTGATATACAAAATATTGTACCTTTATATGAGAAACTATACCGTAAGGCCTTAAAACAAAAATAG
- a CDS encoding protease complex subunit PrcB family protein, whose amino-acid sequence MKKLALLSILFLLVSCVTHKKGEDGKPGKSAMANNYEILTESGYGGHETAFNEVITSQERLDELYRELNIESIPTVDFDNNNVVALFMGQKPSGGYSIGIDNVKIENKTAFVKVKTTKPKAGENVTMALMQPYCIATITKTDKVTFE is encoded by the coding sequence ATGAAAAAACTAGCATTATTATCAATACTGTTTTTACTTGTGAGTTGTGTAACTCATAAGAAGGGTGAAGACGGTAAACCTGGAAAATCAGCTATGGCAAACAATTACGAAATATTAACCGAAAGCGGTTATGGAGGGCATGAGACTGCTTTTAATGAGGTTATCACCTCTCAGGAACGACTTGATGAACTATACAGGGAGCTAAACATTGAAAGTATACCAACCGTTGATTTTGATAATAATAATGTTGTAGCCTTATTTATGGGGCAAAAACCGAGTGGAGGATACAGTATAGGTATAGATAATGTAAAGATTGAAAACAAGACCGCTTTTGTGAAGGTAAAAACTACCAAACCTAAAGCTGGTGAAAATGTTACAATGGCCCTTATGCAGCCCTATTGCATAGCAACAATAACAAAAACAGATAAAGTTACTTTTGAATAA
- a CDS encoding endonuclease/exonuclease/phosphatase family protein yields MKKIVLMALGLFAFNAKAQDVKVMTYNIRLDVASDGENRWDNRKELLAKQVQFYEPDFMGVQEALPNQMKYLGEALTDYDYVGVGRDDGKDKGEFSAIFYNKTKYKMLENHTFWLSETPNVPSKGWDAAYNRVCTYGLFENHKTKQKIWIFNTHFDHVGNLARQNSVKLITDKIKEVNKDDFPFVVTGDFNLEENTESIKAMSAELNDSKKTAQFVFGPDGTFNAFEFHKPVTTRIDYIFTAKKKMKVLKYAVLSDSKDCRYPSDHLPVYIELKVK; encoded by the coding sequence ATGAAAAAAATTGTTTTAATGGCGTTAGGGCTGTTTGCTTTTAATGCAAAAGCACAGGATGTAAAAGTAATGACCTACAACATCAGACTTGATGTGGCAAGCGATGGTGAAAACCGTTGGGATAACAGAAAAGAATTGCTTGCTAAACAGGTACAGTTTTATGAGCCCGATTTTATGGGGGTTCAGGAAGCGCTACCTAACCAGATGAAATATCTTGGCGAGGCATTAACAGACTATGACTATGTTGGTGTAGGTCGTGATGACGGAAAGGATAAAGGCGAATTTTCGGCAATCTTCTATAACAAGACAAAATACAAAATGTTGGAAAACCATACTTTCTGGCTGTCTGAAACTCCTAATGTACCCTCTAAAGGCTGGGATGCTGCCTATAACCGCGTGTGTACTTACGGACTTTTTGAAAACCATAAGACCAAACAGAAAATTTGGATATTCAACACGCACTTTGACCATGTAGGCAATTTGGCAAGACAAAACAGCGTTAAGCTTATAACCGATAAGATAAAAGAAGTAAATAAGGATGATTTTCCGTTTGTGGTAACAGGTGATTTTAACCTGGAAGAAAATACGGAAAGTATAAAAGCAATGTCGGCAGAACTGAACGACTCTAAAAAGACAGCTCAGTTTGTTTTTGGTCCCGATGGTACTTTTAACGCGTTTGAGTTCCATAAACCCGTAACAACAAGGATAGATTACATATTTACAGCCAAAAAGAAAATGAAAGTTTTAAAATATGCTGTTTTAAGCGACTCTAAAGACTGCAGGTACCCGTCAGACCATTTACCGGTTTATATAGAGCTAAAAGTAAAATAA
- a CDS encoding ATP-binding cassette domain-containing protein yields the protein MKQSLSATGIIKTFGNKTVLDNAYMRCETGEITGIFGHNGCGKSTLLKVIFGTQKAESVSVSIDGKHFSPKEIIAQQKIAYLPQDSFLPKNKTVKNVIPMVLEKGSQQDKVLYLPEIHKLADRKVGELSMGQLRYLELLLIAHLPHPFLMLDEPFSMVEPLYKEKIKEFLLKLKKEKGILITDHYYADVLEVSDKNRLLKNGKIIPIDNSQELVTHGYLTSVNV from the coding sequence TTGAAACAAAGCCTTTCTGCAACCGGAATAATAAAAACGTTTGGTAATAAAACGGTACTGGATAACGCTTATATGCGTTGTGAAACCGGAGAGATTACAGGTATCTTTGGGCATAATGGCTGTGGCAAGTCAACCCTGCTTAAAGTTATTTTCGGAACTCAAAAAGCCGAAAGTGTTTCTGTAAGTATTGATGGTAAGCACTTCTCCCCTAAAGAAATTATTGCCCAACAAAAAATAGCCTATTTACCTCAGGATTCTTTCCTTCCAAAGAACAAGACAGTTAAGAATGTTATTCCGATGGTTCTTGAAAAAGGAAGTCAACAGGATAAAGTTTTATACCTGCCCGAAATTCATAAACTTGCCGACAGGAAGGTAGGCGAACTTTCTATGGGACAGCTTCGTTATCTTGAGCTTTTATTAATAGCTCATTTGCCACACCCTTTCTTAATGCTAGATGAACCTTTTTCTATGGTGGAGCCTTTGTATAAAGAGAAAATAAAAGAGTTTCTACTAAAACTGAAAAAAGAGAAAGGCATATTAATAACCGATCATTATTATGCTGATGTGCTTGAGGTTAGCGATAAAAACAGGTTACTTAAAAACGGAAAAATAATACCTATTGATAATTCTCAGGAACTGGTAACGCACGGTTACCTGACAAGTGTAAATGTTTAA